The DNA window CGGTACCGGCTGCGCGCCCAGCTGAGGTAGAGGCGCTTCTCGGCCCGCGTCACACCGACGTAGAAGAGCCGCCGTTCCTCTTCGAGTTCGCTTTTTTCCTGCGTCGCCTGCTCCAGTGGAAAGAGCCCTTCCTCCAGTCCTGCGATGAAGACGACAGGATATTCCGTTCCCTTCGCGGCGTGCAGTGTCATGAGCGTCACCTTGTCCCCCTCGTCCTCCGCTTCGTCCTGGTCGGTCATGAGGGCCACCTCTTGCAGGAACGTGCTGATGGTGGCGTCGTCCGTATTCGCCACGTACTCGGCCAGCGCACTGATGAGCTCCTGCACGTTTTCCCAGCGGCGTAGATTCTCCTGCGTGTGCTCCTTCCGCAGGTCGCTGAGGACGCCGGCATCCTGGATGAGGTCGCGCGCCAGCTCGTCGGCGGGCGTGCTTTCGGCCTTTGAGGCGTAGCGGGCGATGAGGTGGCGAAACTTGTCGACCGCGTTCACGGCCCGCGTGCCCAGCGTCTCGATGCTCTCGGCCCGTTCGATGGCCTGCCAGAGCGAGAGATTGTGTTGCTGCGCGTAGCGCTGGAGCCGTTCCTGCGTCTTGTCGCCGATGCCGCGCGTGGGGTAGTTGATGACGCGCTGCAGGCTGGCGGAGTCGTTCGGATTCACCAGCAGCTTGAGGTACGCCAGCACGTCCTTGATCTCCTTCCGCTCGTAGAAGGAGGTGCCGCCGATCACGCGGTAGGGCACATTCTCCTTGCGCAGCGCCTCCTCAATGGCCCGGCTCTGGGCATTGGTGCGGTAGAGAACCGCAAAATCGCCATGCTCCATGCCTTCGCGCAGATGCAGGTCGCGGATCCGTCGCTCAATCTTCTGCGCCTCGTCCTTCTCGCTGAGCGCCTCCATGAGCGCCACGTACTCGCCCTCCGCATTGTCCGTCCACAGGCTCTTCTCGATCTGGTCGTCGTTCTGGTCGATGATCGAGTCGGCCAGCCGCAGAATGTTTTTGGTGGAGCGGTAGTTGCGCTCCAGCCGGATCGTGGTGGCCTCCGGGTAGTCCTGGTCGAACGAAAGGATGTTGGTGATGTCGGCCCCGCGGAAGGCGTAGATGCTCTGCGCGTCGTCACCCACCACACAGAGATTTTGGTGGCGGTCGGCCAGCTTGCGGGCGAGAACGTACTGGGCCTGGTTCGTGTCCTGGTACTCGTCAATGTGGACGTACTGCCAGCGCCGCTGGTACTTTTCCAGCACGTCCTCGTGCTCGTTGAAGAGCTCGATTGGCTTCAAGAGCAGGTCGTCGAAGTCGAGCGCGTTGGCCTGTTGCAGGGCGCGCTCGTAGGCCGGATAGATCTTCGCCGCCGCCTCCTGCTGATCGCCCCGCGCCAGACTCTTGTATTCTTCCGGCCCGATCATCTGGTTTTTGGCACTCGAAATCATGCGCTGTACGGCCCGCGGCTTCACCACGTCCCGGTTGACACCCGACAGCTGCCGGGACTGCATCTGCTGCTTGATGATGCGTTTCGAGTCGGAGGTGTCGTAGATGGAGAAGTCCTGCGAGTAGCCGATCTTGTCGCCCTCCATCCGCAGCAGGCGAGCGAACGACGAGTGAAAGGTGCCCACCCACATGCCGCGGGCGTCGTCGCCCACAAGGTCTTCTACGCGCTCCTTCATCTCGGAGGCGGCCTTGTTCGTAAACGTGAGCGCCAGAATGTCGCGCGGCTGGGCCCGACCGGTGGCTAGGAGATAGGCCATGCGGTGGGTGAGCGCGCGCGTCTTGCCGGAGCCCGGCCCCGCGATAATCATGACGGGGCCTTCGGTGGTCGTCACGGCCTCGCGCTGCTTCTCATTGAGGCCGTCGAGGATCCGTTGTTCGGCCTCTGGGTCGGGATCGACGGTCGTGGGCTCGTCGCGAGTGAGGTGAATGCGGCGCATGCGGGAGACGGTAGTTCAGAGAAACGGAAACACGACATCCCTATGTACGGCGTGGTCGGATCTGCGTTCGCCCCGAATGTTGCGGCGGGAGAGGCAGGACGCCGAGGGTCGGACACGATGAGAGGGACGTCAGCGCAGGCTCAGGACGTCGGGTAACGCGACGCATTCCGGGCTCCGTCTCCGGGAGGAAGAGCCGATTGCGGTTCCACGGCGGGCTCCAGGCGGAAGGCAAAGTGCTGACAGGCGAGGCCTGCGTCGGCGCAGGTGCGGGCAATCTGCGTCCGCTGTGCCTCCGAGGTGTTTCGGATAGGCACAATCACTTCGTCCACGTCGTAGGTCGCGGCGAGGTGCGAGAGATCCTCTGTGCTCCCCAGCACCTCGACTCCCTGTACTTGTAAAGCGTGTTGGGAGGGATCATCGTCCAGAAGGCCCACGACCGTGCGATCCATCCGGTGGCGGAGGTGGCGGAGGACGAGGAGGGAGGGATCGGTGCTTCCGTAGATGAGGACGTGTCGTCCGCCGCCGCGCTGCACGGCAAAATACTGGCGGAGCGCCCGGAAGCCGAACCGCGTAGCCCCAACGAGACCCGTTGCGATGATCCAGTCGAGAATGAGGGCCGACAGAGACACCGTTTCGGGGCCGTACAGGACGAACACCCCCCCGAGCGTGCCCGCCGAGGCCAGGGTAGAGGCCTTCACGAGCCGCACCACCTCCGGCGTGCCGGCGTGCCGCCAGACGCCGTGGTACAGCCCAAACAGGTAGAAGACGCCAATTTTTAGCACCACGATCCAGGGAAGGGCCTGCACCGTGAGGTCGATCTGAGCGGCCGGCGGGGTGCCCCCGAATCGCAGGTGCACGGCCACGATGAATGAGGCGACGACCACCAACAGGTCCGCGACCATGCCGCCGAGCGATTTCCAGTAGATGCCCCCGGCGATGGCCCGCATCAGAGCCCCGATTTTCTCGGTGAGACTGGGCGTATGGGGCGCAGGCGGATCGTACGACCGGCTCCCGACGAGGTACAGGCCGAACAGAATGCTTGCGACTCCTCCAAGCAGGATGAGGGCCAGGAAGAGCTGCGCCGTGCTCCAGAGGAGCGAAAGGGCCGCCAGCGCAAAGACCGCACTGATGCCACTGAGTCCAATGACGGCACCGCGCTCCGAGAGCCCAAGGCGGACGAGGCGATGGTGCGTGTGGTCGTTTCCGCCTTTCGTGACGCGGCGTCCGCCCAGAATGCGCGTCACCGTCACAAACGTCGTGTCGAAGATCGGGACGGCCAGCACCACGACAGGCACGAGCGTGCCGGTAATCGGCTCACCGGTACTCTGGACCCCAAGGGCGACCACGGCCAGCATATAGCCGAGGAAGAGGCTTCCACAGTCCCCCATGAAAATGCGGGCCGGCTTGGCGTTGTATACGAGAAAGCCCAGGCTAGCTCCCGTCAGCGTTGCCGCGACGACGGTGAGGCCCAACTGTCCAATGACGCCCCCGATCACCGCGAGGGCTGTACCGGTCACCGCCGTGAGACTGGCGGCAAGCCCATCGAGGCCATCGATGAGGTTGACGGCGTTCGTGACCCCGATGATCCAGAGAAAGGTGAGTGGGATCGACACCCAGAAGGGACCGCCTCGCCAGAAGGCATGGCCGGCGTAAAGCAAAAGGGCAGTGGCACTCACCTGGGCGAGGAGTTTAACCTCGGGACGGACATCCCAGAGGTCGTCGGCAAGGCCTACGCCGAAGATCAGACAGGCGCCGAGCCACACCGGCCAGGTATAGGTCGGCAGGGCACCGCCCCCCAGAATGCCCGTCGCTACGGCGAGAAAAATAGCAATCCCTCCCAGAAGGGCGACCGGCTGGTCGTGCCAGCGGTCCGTTTGGGGATGGGCGATCCATCCGCGGTGCCGGGCCACCCGCAGAACGAGGGGCGTAATCAGAAGACTTGTGAGAAGGGCAAGACTTCCTCCGATCCAAGGGGCGAGTGAATACCCACGGACGGATCCCGAGAGGACTGATCCCCACACGTTCAGGAGGGAGCCGTCAAATGGAAGAAGCGAGAAAGACATGCAGTGTAGCAATAAGGACGGGAACGGATTGGAGGCGAAATGAGATGCGACACCCATCACCGTTAATCAAGCCTGAAAGGTGTCCCTCAGGATAGAGGCCTCGAAGCTTTCTTATGAAGAGTTCCGAGATCTAGCGTAGAATTTCACAGTGGCGGTCTCGGAAGGGAGAGGTTCCAGGAGGAGAAGCAGTTTTGTTACTGATCAAAAACGGTGCCGATTATGAAGTCTGGGCTGTGAGACCCGTTGGCACCAAGGCTACAGGTCAGACTCTTCGTATTGTTCATGTTGATTCGAAACGGCAACTACTTTCCGTGCCTCCTCCAGGTCCTTCTCGACCATGTCGTGTGCAAGTTCTTCTAACGTGATTTCGGGAGACCATCCAAGTGCGTTCCGCGCCTTTTCGGCCTTGCCCAGCAGCTGGTGCACCTCCGTCGGGCGGTAGTAGCGCGGGTCGATCTCCACGACCGGCCGCCCGCTCTCCGCGTCGTACCCGACCTCGTCCTCATCTTCTCCTTCCCAGACCAACTCCATCCCCGCCGCCTCGAAGGCCATCTCGCAAAACCGCCGCACCGTCGTCGTCCGCCCGGTCGCCAACACGTAGTCCTCCGGCTCCTCCTGCTGAAGCATCCGCCACATCCCCTCCACGTAGTCGCGGGCGTGGCCCCAGTCCCGCTCCGCATCCAAGTTGCCGAGATAGGTCTTCTCCTGCAGGCCGGCCTGAATGCGAGCCGCCGCCCGCGTGATCTTCCGCGTGACGAAGGTCTCCCCCCGCCGCGGGCTCTCGTGGTTGAAGAGAATGCCGTTGGAGGCGTGAATGCCGTAAGCCTCCCGGTAGTTGACCACGATCCAGTAGGCATAGAGCTTCGCTGCCGCGTACGGGCTGCGCGGATAGAAGGGCGTCTCCTCGGTCTGGGGCACCTCCTGCACCTCCCCGTAAAGCTCCGACGTGGAGGCCTGGTAGAAGCGCGTCTTCTCCGTCAGGTCCAGGATCCGGATCGCCTCCAACAGCCGAAGCGTGCCCAGCGCGTCGACCTCCGCGGTGTACTCCGGCGTGTCGAAGCTGACCTGCACGTGGCTCTGGGCCGCCAGGTTGTAGATCTCGTCCGGCTGGGTCTCCTGCACGATCCGGATCAGGTTCGTCGAGTCGGTCAGGTCCCCGTAGTGAAGGAAAAAGTCGACGTCCTCCTCGTGGGGATCGGTGTAGATGTGGTCGATCCGGTCGGTGTTGAACTGCGAGGCCCGGCGCTTGATGCCGTGCACCTCGTAGCCCTTCTCCAGAAGGAGCTCTGCGAGGTAGGAGCCATCCTGCCCGGTAACGCCCGTAATCAGGGCCACCGGACGGTCTGCGCCCGCGCGGTCCTTCGGAATTTTGCTCGTGACTTCTTTGTCGGTTGGCATGAATGTGTGCGACGGTGAACGTAGAACGGAAGACGTGCAACGCAGAACGTTACTCTGTGCTGTATTCCGGGGGATCCTCACGGGCGCGACCGGAGTCGTCCCGATTCTTTAGGTGCCGGATGAGGTGATAGAGCTGACGCGACACTTTGTCGGCCAAATCAGACACGGCTCTAAACTCGTCCTCATCAAGATAGCCCTGATCTCGTGCGACGTACAACTGCGACCGCACCTCGCCGGCGGATGCCTTGGCCGTTCCGA is part of the Salinibacter sp. 10B genome and encodes:
- a CDS encoding four helix bundle protein; the protein is MAERFEDLRVWTSARTLTNHVYALSKKDGFTDDWTLKDQIRRAAISVMSNIAEGFESRTRPQFIDFLGTAKASAGEVRSQLYVARDQGYLDEDEFRAVSDLADKVSRQLYHLIRHLKNRDDSGRAREDPPEYSTE
- a CDS encoding UvrD-helicase domain-containing protein; protein product: MRRIHLTRDEPTTVDPDPEAEQRILDGLNEKQREAVTTTEGPVMIIAGPGSGKTRALTHRMAYLLATGRAQPRDILALTFTNKAASEMKERVEDLVGDDARGMWVGTFHSSFARLLRMEGDKIGYSQDFSIYDTSDSKRIIKQQMQSRQLSGVNRDVVKPRAVQRMISSAKNQMIGPEEYKSLARGDQQEAAAKIYPAYERALQQANALDFDDLLLKPIELFNEHEDVLEKYQRRWQYVHIDEYQDTNQAQYVLARKLADRHQNLCVVGDDAQSIYAFRGADITNILSFDQDYPEATTIRLERNYRSTKNILRLADSIIDQNDDQIEKSLWTDNAEGEYVALMEALSEKDEAQKIERRIRDLHLREGMEHGDFAVLYRTNAQSRAIEEALRKENVPYRVIGGTSFYERKEIKDVLAYLKLLVNPNDSASLQRVINYPTRGIGDKTQERLQRYAQQHNLSLWQAIERAESIETLGTRAVNAVDKFRHLIARYASKAESTPADELARDLIQDAGVLSDLRKEHTQENLRRWENVQELISALAEYVANTDDATISTFLQEVALMTDQDEAEDEGDKVTLMTLHAAKGTEYPVVFIAGLEEGLFPLEQATQEKSELEEERRLFYVGVTRAEKRLYLSWARSRYRYGEQTSNTRSRFLEEVDSDVVRTEAGGELEQESDRFTSGGGSTESYDEMDPHYYRQNLSGNGKNKGSSDGLRRIESTDGGSGRRVVYDEGQGEIVPGARVEHSKFGDGKVQSVEGEGEKATAVVYFGSDIGNKKLKLKFAKLRVIR
- the gmd gene encoding GDP-mannose 4,6-dehydratase, whose protein sequence is MPTDKEVTSKIPKDRAGADRPVALITGVTGQDGSYLAELLLEKGYEVHGIKRRASQFNTDRIDHIYTDPHEEDVDFFLHYGDLTDSTNLIRIVQETQPDEIYNLAAQSHVQVSFDTPEYTAEVDALGTLRLLEAIRILDLTEKTRFYQASTSELYGEVQEVPQTEETPFYPRSPYAAAKLYAYWIVVNYREAYGIHASNGILFNHESPRRGETFVTRKITRAAARIQAGLQEKTYLGNLDAERDWGHARDYVEGMWRMLQQEEPEDYVLATGRTTTVRRFCEMAFEAAGMELVWEGEDEDEVGYDAESGRPVVEIDPRYYRPTEVHQLLGKAEKARNALGWSPEITLEELAHDMVEKDLEEARKVVAVSNQHEQYEESDL